A genomic segment from Polyangium mundeleinium encodes:
- a CDS encoding ATPase domain-containing protein, whose product MIDRVPIRRLSSGVPGLDEVLGGGIPEFSLNLIAGGPGCGKTTLGHQIMFANASPERRAVYFTIIGEPPIKMLRYQQQYTFFDATKVGDGSVRFIHLGKQALDGGMTKVLEAIAQEVEASNPGIVVVDSFRSMVRGTLASGPTGELELTDFMQRLALALTGYEATSFLIGEYAEGEHDSAVFTVADGLIWLYQAVERNSVVRKVQVMKSRGQGQIPGLHTARITDEGYSVFPRLLKPMEVLIERPLEHRLSTGVEGLDEMMGGGIPRGYSTLIAGPSGSGKTVLSNQFILEGAARGEHGIVAIFEKRPNDYLHTTPHGEDFEKLVRQKKLEVIYLRPLDLSIDETLLEIQGAVKRLGAKRAVIDSLSGLELALAPTFREDFRESLYRMMGALTGLGVTVMATVEHADSYGDLRFSPQGIAFLTDAIIMQRYVEIDGQLKRALAVVKVRSSQHSKDLREYEISSDGEVVVGRALKGYEGLLTGRPSGGERGKGGRKRRRTR is encoded by the coding sequence ATGATCGACCGCGTTCCGATTCGACGATTGTCCTCCGGGGTGCCGGGCCTCGATGAAGTATTGGGCGGTGGGATTCCGGAGTTCTCGTTGAATCTGATCGCTGGCGGCCCAGGGTGCGGCAAGACGACCTTGGGACATCAGATCATGTTCGCGAACGCGAGCCCCGAGCGGAGGGCCGTGTACTTCACCATCATCGGCGAACCTCCCATCAAGATGCTTCGCTATCAGCAGCAGTACACGTTCTTCGACGCGACCAAAGTGGGCGACGGCTCGGTTCGTTTCATCCACCTCGGCAAGCAGGCGCTCGACGGAGGGATGACGAAGGTGCTGGAGGCCATCGCGCAGGAGGTCGAAGCGTCAAATCCGGGAATCGTCGTCGTGGACTCTTTTCGATCCATGGTGCGAGGCACGCTCGCCTCTGGGCCGACCGGCGAGCTGGAGCTGACGGACTTCATGCAGCGCCTCGCGCTGGCGCTCACGGGCTACGAGGCCACCTCCTTCCTCATCGGGGAGTATGCAGAAGGCGAGCACGACAGCGCCGTGTTCACGGTGGCCGACGGGCTCATCTGGCTTTACCAGGCTGTCGAGCGCAACTCCGTCGTGCGCAAGGTGCAGGTGATGAAGTCGCGCGGCCAGGGGCAGATCCCCGGACTCCATACGGCCCGCATCACGGACGAGGGCTACAGCGTCTTCCCGCGGCTCCTCAAGCCGATGGAAGTCCTCATCGAGCGCCCTCTCGAACATCGCCTCTCGACCGGCGTAGAGGGCCTCGATGAGATGATGGGAGGCGGCATCCCGCGCGGGTACTCCACGCTGATCGCCGGCCCTTCCGGCTCGGGCAAGACGGTGCTCTCCAATCAATTCATCCTCGAGGGAGCCGCGCGTGGCGAACATGGCATCGTGGCCATCTTCGAAAAGCGGCCCAACGATTATCTGCATACGACGCCGCACGGGGAGGATTTCGAGAAGCTGGTCCGCCAGAAAAAGTTGGAAGTCATTTACCTGCGCCCGCTGGATCTCTCGATCGACGAGACATTGCTGGAGATTCAAGGTGCCGTGAAGCGCCTCGGCGCGAAGCGGGCGGTGATCGATTCGTTGTCCGGTTTGGAGCTGGCGCTCGCCCCCACGTTCCGAGAGGACTTCCGCGAATCGCTGTACCGAATGATGGGAGCGCTGACGGGGCTCGGCGTCACGGTCATGGCGACGGTCGAGCACGCAGACTCCTACGGCGATCTTCGATTCAGCCCACAGGGCATCGCGTTCCTGACGGACGCCATCATCATGCAGCGCTACGTCGAGATTGACGGGCAGCTCAAGCGAGCGCTGGCGGTCGTGAAGGTGCGCTCCAGCCAGCACAGCAAAGACCTGAGAGAGTACGAAATTTCGTCGGATGGCGAGGTCGTCGTCGGCCGAGCGCTCAAAGGATACGAGGGCCTTCTCACGGGGCGTCCGAGCGGTGGGGAGAGGGGCAAAGGCGGAAGAAAGAGGCGCAGGACGCGCTGA
- a CDS encoding RNA polymerase sigma factor codes for MTQERTSNTSTRDQLVQLSRRVPIWLARLAPPWGPVADEHIPDLAQEVLVAAVAGLSRYDPAKGSLGVWLYVITRRMARDHRQREDYRSDFTDDADVTILPVGTRNPEEAMATAQYERLVHETIGEMDEDLREVLTAVELAELSYEETAQLIGGSKRTVKDRLERARQDFSRRIKRKMRDRGLVVLPFAVDGLFAFLRARTEQVPEDQLAQLRAIVEQSPASGARPAVPDAAPNADAPTSGGSDVGSFVGGNFTGGLVGGAIVYLLMQTASAPVPVAARAQFDERVPHVPTVDAMPMQQPIMPPAATPRKLLAGHPPADPLLEARALLDRARGALERGDIADAREALARYDRRFPANPFPKVRAALLGKIVKAAR; via the coding sequence GTGACCCAGGAACGAACCTCGAACACGTCGACTCGTGACCAGCTCGTGCAGCTCTCGCGCCGCGTCCCGATCTGGTTGGCCCGTCTCGCGCCCCCGTGGGGGCCCGTCGCCGACGAGCACATCCCAGACCTCGCGCAGGAGGTGCTTGTCGCGGCCGTCGCTGGGTTGTCGCGGTACGATCCGGCCAAGGGATCGCTGGGCGTCTGGCTGTACGTGATCACGAGGCGGATGGCGCGCGATCATCGCCAGCGCGAGGACTATCGGAGCGATTTCACCGACGATGCAGACGTGACCATCCTGCCGGTGGGCACGAGAAACCCCGAGGAAGCCATGGCGACAGCGCAGTACGAGCGGCTCGTTCACGAGACCATCGGGGAAATGGACGAGGATCTCCGCGAGGTGCTCACGGCCGTGGAGCTCGCGGAGCTGAGCTACGAGGAGACGGCGCAGCTCATCGGGGGCTCGAAACGAACGGTCAAGGATCGGCTGGAACGGGCGCGGCAGGATTTTTCCCGGCGGATCAAGCGGAAGATGCGCGACCGCGGGCTCGTCGTCCTGCCCTTCGCGGTGGACGGGCTGTTCGCGTTCCTTCGCGCTCGCACGGAGCAGGTGCCGGAGGATCAGCTCGCGCAGCTCCGCGCCATCGTCGAGCAGAGCCCCGCGTCGGGGGCTCGGCCAGCGGTTCCGGATGCCGCGCCGAATGCCGATGCGCCCACGTCTGGCGGGTCGGATGTCGGCTCGTTTGTCGGCGGAAACTTCACGGGCGGTCTTGTGGGTGGGGCGATCGTCTATCTCCTCATGCAGACCGCGTCGGCCCCCGTGCCGGTGGCTGCACGGGCGCAGTTCGACGAGCGCGTCCCGCACGTCCCGACCGTGGACGCGATGCCTATGCAGCAGCCAATCATGCCGCCAGCGGCGACACCGCGGAAACTCCTTGCGGGGCATCCACCGGCGGATCCCCTGTTGGAGGCGCGCGCCTTGCTGGATCGGGCCCGAGGCGCCTTGGAGCGGGGCGATATCGCGGATGCCCGAGAGGCGCTTGCTCGTTACGATCGCCGCTTCCCTGCGAACCCGTTCCCCAAGGTGAGGGCAGCGCTCCTCGGGAAAATCGTGAAGGCCGCGCGCTGA
- a CDS encoding sensor histidine kinase has protein sequence MAKQSIVVELDDETIRSLAVLGQPNEVLVRLADSVSEAVHRPDHQRRARTDESLRIERDKADDRDAEALEPLDQRAAADAMLAHERAERRRDLAGILAHERQATDEDLTGERAHVDTLLVDQREANAQMVRAAIRAHELADEADAAMERAEESARELRRIAEFRELFMGILGHDLRNPLASIVTSAAALLRRGHLDEHDAKTAARIIRSSQRMSRMISQMLDFTRARLGGGFPLEPQPTDMGDVCRNVVEEFDATVDLEVEGDVTGAWDQDRLAEVLSNLAGNAIEHAARGTVARIKAHAEGAEVVVEVSNQGNDIPADVHPFIFEPFRRAKPQEKSATGNLGLGLYIAHEIVLSHGGTLEAHSAGGTTTFVMRLPRRSPSC, from the coding sequence ATGGCGAAGCAAAGCATCGTCGTCGAGCTGGACGACGAGACGATCCGTTCCTTGGCCGTGCTCGGCCAGCCGAACGAAGTGCTCGTGCGGCTGGCTGATTCCGTGAGCGAAGCCGTGCACCGCCCCGACCACCAGCGACGCGCCCGTACGGACGAGAGCCTGCGGATTGAACGGGACAAGGCCGACGACCGCGACGCGGAGGCGCTGGAGCCCTTGGACCAGCGAGCCGCCGCGGATGCGATGCTCGCGCACGAGCGCGCGGAGCGGAGGCGTGACCTGGCCGGCATTCTGGCGCACGAACGCCAAGCCACCGACGAGGATCTCACCGGCGAACGGGCTCACGTCGATACGCTGCTCGTCGACCAGCGCGAAGCGAACGCGCAGATGGTCCGCGCGGCGATTCGTGCGCACGAGCTGGCGGACGAGGCGGACGCGGCCATGGAGCGCGCAGAGGAGAGCGCGCGCGAGCTCCGTAGGATCGCGGAGTTCCGGGAGCTGTTCATGGGGATCCTCGGGCACGACCTGCGTAACCCGCTCGCGTCGATCGTCACGTCCGCCGCCGCGCTGCTTCGGCGCGGCCACCTCGACGAGCACGACGCCAAGACGGCCGCGCGTATCATCCGCAGCAGCCAACGCATGAGCCGAATGATCAGCCAGATGCTCGATTTCACGCGCGCTCGTCTTGGCGGCGGGTTCCCGCTCGAACCGCAGCCGACCGATATGGGTGATGTCTGCCGAAACGTCGTCGAGGAATTCGATGCGACCGTCGACCTGGAGGTGGAAGGCGACGTGACAGGCGCATGGGACCAGGATCGCTTGGCGGAAGTCCTCTCGAACCTCGCGGGCAACGCGATCGAGCACGCCGCGCGGGGAACGGTCGCACGCATCAAGGCACACGCCGAAGGAGCGGAGGTCGTCGTCGAGGTCAGCAATCAGGGCAATGACATTCCCGCGGACGTGCACCCGTTCATTTTTGAGCCCTTTCGCCGAGCGAAGCCGCAGGAGAAGTCAGCGACCGGGAATCTCGGCCTCGGCCTCTACATCGCCCACGAGATCGTGCTCTCGCACGGCGGTACGCTCGAGGCGCACTCTGCCGGCGGCACGACAACCTTTGTGATGCGCCTGCCACGCCGTTCCCCTTCCTGCTGA
- a CDS encoding HTTM domain-containing protein, producing the protein MSSATGQPPIDASTASEALEEAPEEPSVEDTPAGAAEKPTGLGWLSWHLQGYWTIFRDVYLTIDRRTLGFARLMLGFLLVTDLIRRTPDWLHMYSDKGVLPTHLNLFRPQAWGAFTLFNAFSTAPELWALWAVLLVTFLCVFVGYKTRIAHALAAIFVASMNGRILLIENGGYVVFNLLVMWTAFLPMGDRFSVDALLDSMRRRKEANADELNDRTNVIDPRRLAPHVSLVAGVILLQIIAIYYFNVIHKTGAAWKNGTAVHYVLWVDRMVTPIVAAVRGLVPPALIIVGTKFVLMAEATIPICLASPLGRAWARRLAVALMCILHIGFGATFVLGPFAWAMCVFSTLLFTSDDWDLATRTMRRAHRARVVLFDASSGASLWLCRVLKRLDLYELLTFRAEEGLTRGITVEHPKDHARLERSAALADIVAALPLGPTIAWLLRVPGFSHLVDAIWKAVTARDVSRIFGLRVPRAPGAVIVTEPSPLRRKVGRFVVTLRELAVVAMLAGAVNQAMVELWVINRRVKVPHPEPLRVLAQKMRYLQGWFMFSPNPVMDDGTIVVDAKTVDGRSIDPFTGKPPEFDLTKAQSLRYNQIWSDYFNRMHLPANTAYRDAMRDFIYRYPERTGRPEDTIVSGDVYWVQDMNPPFGKTASYKLEKNKLFSFENPAARSQPRPGG; encoded by the coding sequence ATGAGCTCCGCTACCGGCCAGCCGCCCATCGACGCAAGCACGGCCTCCGAGGCCCTCGAAGAAGCGCCGGAAGAGCCTTCTGTAGAAGACACGCCCGCAGGCGCGGCCGAGAAGCCGACGGGGCTCGGGTGGCTCTCGTGGCACCTCCAGGGCTACTGGACGATCTTCCGCGACGTCTACCTCACCATCGACCGGCGGACCCTCGGCTTCGCCCGGCTCATGCTCGGCTTCCTCCTCGTCACGGACCTCATCCGGCGCACGCCGGACTGGCTCCACATGTACTCCGACAAGGGGGTCCTGCCGACGCACCTGAACCTCTTCCGCCCGCAGGCCTGGGGCGCGTTCACCCTCTTCAATGCCTTCTCCACCGCCCCGGAGTTATGGGCCCTCTGGGCGGTCCTCCTCGTCACGTTCCTCTGCGTCTTCGTCGGCTACAAGACGCGTATCGCCCACGCGCTCGCCGCGATCTTCGTGGCCAGCATGAATGGCCGCATCCTCCTCATCGAGAATGGCGGATACGTCGTTTTCAACCTCCTCGTGATGTGGACCGCGTTCCTCCCGATGGGGGACCGTTTCTCCGTCGACGCCCTGCTCGACTCGATGCGCCGCCGCAAAGAGGCGAACGCGGACGAGCTCAACGACCGCACGAACGTCATCGATCCGCGGCGACTCGCGCCCCACGTCTCGCTCGTGGCCGGCGTGATCCTCCTCCAGATCATCGCCATTTATTACTTCAACGTCATTCACAAGACCGGGGCGGCCTGGAAAAACGGTACCGCGGTCCATTACGTGCTCTGGGTCGACCGCATGGTCACCCCGATCGTGGCGGCCGTGCGGGGCCTCGTCCCGCCGGCGCTCATCATCGTGGGCACGAAGTTCGTCTTGATGGCCGAGGCCACGATCCCGATCTGCCTCGCCTCGCCGCTCGGCCGCGCCTGGGCCCGAAGGCTCGCCGTCGCGCTCATGTGCATCCTCCACATCGGCTTCGGCGCGACGTTCGTCCTCGGTCCCTTCGCCTGGGCCATGTGCGTCTTCTCCACGCTGCTCTTCACCTCCGACGACTGGGACCTCGCGACGCGCACGATGCGCCGCGCCCACCGCGCGCGTGTCGTCCTCTTCGACGCCTCGTCCGGCGCCTCGCTCTGGCTCTGCCGCGTGCTGAAGCGCCTCGACCTCTACGAGCTGCTCACGTTCCGCGCCGAGGAGGGCCTGACGCGGGGCATCACCGTCGAGCATCCCAAGGACCACGCGCGCCTCGAACGGAGCGCCGCGCTCGCCGACATCGTCGCCGCGTTGCCGCTCGGCCCCACGATCGCCTGGCTGCTCCGCGTGCCTGGTTTCTCGCACCTCGTCGACGCGATCTGGAAGGCCGTCACGGCGCGCGACGTGTCGCGGATCTTCGGTCTGCGTGTCCCGCGCGCGCCGGGCGCGGTGATCGTCACGGAGCCCTCGCCGCTTCGCCGGAAGGTGGGGCGCTTCGTCGTGACGCTGCGCGAGCTCGCGGTCGTCGCGATGCTCGCGGGCGCGGTGAACCAGGCGATGGTCGAGCTCTGGGTCATCAACCGCCGCGTGAAGGTGCCGCACCCGGAGCCGCTGCGCGTGCTCGCGCAGAAGATGAGGTACCTCCAGGGCTGGTTCATGTTCTCGCCGAACCCCGTGATGGACGACGGCACGATCGTGGTCGACGCGAAGACCGTCGACGGCCGCTCGATCGACCCGTTCACCGGCAAGCCGCCGGAGTTCGACCTCACGAAGGCGCAGAGCCTCCGGTACAACCAGATCTGGAGCGACTACTTCAACCGCATGCACCTGCCGGCGAACACGGCGTACCGGGACGCGATGCGGGACTTCATCTACCGCTACCCGGAGCGCACGGGGCGCCCGGAGGACACGATCGTCTCGGGGGACGTGTACTGGGTGCAGGACATGAACCCGCCCTTCGGCAAGACCGCGTCGTACAAGCTGGAGAAGAACAAGCTGTTCTCCTTCGAGAACCCCGCCGCTCGCAGCCAGCCGAGGCCTGGGGGCTGA